In a single window of the bacterium genome:
- a CDS encoding ATP-binding protein, whose protein sequence is MNFLKAISNKLIQIQYKLAIFLGPWLGVILALILVGLLFKTTIPYGFKVPGTKITNSWEVTFSDPTKCNVECVWKKLDVVDKSILNKYRGYLGYRMQVDSEVVPKVKQLALFLGPIGDIDETYWNGTLIGKTGVFFPNGRFTHHKNRIYDVPNHTILNQPFQTIILKVQKIAGPGIGPYRLDPHIGNSKDLHIHTKIRNFGSITGIWVGAIILIVLGIYHFILFKKLPARRDYFYTGMSLIFTGVYGVCASFTPYMLTPKPGSLFRIHAISGYFAIAFLIAFIREHFSLKSQLMKWANIIVTSICTVTSLIIVDFDRGILVFQAWFGFLIVFCVWTPWIFWKHRKLEQAVTHKVLRIGLFIFCSTIIHDMMVTSGLFRSNLISIYGMFAFLGGIAVMLAQEFALRYAHVEEQVESRTKDLAIAIERLKDLEQMKDKFFANISHDFKTPIAVAMGSLEEIKRETLPTETVQRRAVIAAESSLNKLLAMVGDLLDVIKAESGTLKMEWANVDPVKAIKEWMQPFTILANKKNLQLNLKNQLKESIKIPLDVNKFERIMQNLLSNALKFTNYSKNRENLIEVQLKMDQAWCYIEVHDSGMGIPDDEKPMVFERYYQTTKTSLKHHGGSGIGLSFVKEMIENHNGTITVKDSDYGGVKFVIALPLKQNVEVTGNYFVGSEANTYAETYTVEFPRHAPEKLNENLFTILVAEDNPEVANITLAAIEKEFNVYMVENGQEAFEFIQNHSIDCLVTDIVMPVMRGEELVKKVRAYNKTKNLPIVVLSSQSDENTVVELIKDGANDYVTKPFKREILLARVFGQIEKHKSSQWIAQNEKVIELGMLASGIAHQIRNGLHAMKNQISYYEKTAQRIEQNIHELSEEQRHKIKTRLDQCNEMMMRALDRIDSLTASVNSYALGSKQAIEITLNDSLTLMKELLADKIKSTAINIELNVEENLKFIGYTSFHEVIINLFVNAMDACKHDGTGKIILNAKQDGQVIKIEITDNGTGIKKDALDRIWQPFFTTKDPDKGTGLGLYIVRDIIQGQHGGKLNVYSEGENKGAKFVIEIPKVAKEATQDASFVMHGHEV, encoded by the coding sequence GTGAATTTTTTAAAAGCTATTTCTAATAAACTTATTCAGATTCAGTATAAATTAGCTATATTTTTGGGACCTTGGTTAGGGGTAATCTTAGCATTAATTTTAGTAGGACTTCTCTTTAAAACAACGATTCCATATGGTTTTAAAGTTCCGGGTACTAAGATAACTAATTCGTGGGAAGTAACATTTTCAGATCCAACAAAATGTAACGTTGAATGTGTTTGGAAAAAATTGGATGTTGTAGATAAATCTATTTTGAATAAATATAGAGGTTATTTAGGGTATCGAATGCAAGTCGATAGTGAAGTTGTTCCAAAAGTAAAGCAGTTGGCTCTTTTTCTGGGGCCAATTGGTGATATTGATGAGACTTACTGGAATGGAACTTTAATTGGTAAAACAGGTGTTTTTTTTCCAAATGGGCGATTTACGCACCATAAAAATCGTATATATGACGTTCCCAACCATACAATTTTAAATCAACCTTTTCAAACAATCATTTTGAAGGTTCAAAAAATTGCTGGACCTGGAATAGGACCATATCGTTTAGATCCACATATAGGAAATTCAAAAGACTTGCATATTCATACAAAAATAAGGAATTTTGGGAGTATAACGGGGATATGGGTTGGAGCTATTATTTTAATAGTTTTAGGTATCTATCATTTTATCTTATTTAAGAAATTACCAGCAAGACGTGATTATTTTTATACGGGTATGAGTTTAATTTTTACTGGAGTTTATGGTGTATGTGCAAGTTTTACTCCTTACATGCTAACGCCAAAACCAGGGTCGTTATTTCGTATTCACGCTATCAGTGGTTATTTTGCGATTGCATTTTTGATAGCATTTATTAGAGAGCACTTTTCTTTAAAAAGCCAGTTAATGAAATGGGCAAATATTATTGTTACAAGTATTTGTACAGTAACAAGCCTGATCATAGTTGACTTTGATCGAGGGATTTTAGTTTTTCAAGCTTGGTTTGGTTTTTTAATAGTGTTTTGTGTTTGGACACCTTGGATTTTTTGGAAGCATAGAAAGTTAGAGCAGGCTGTTACACATAAGGTATTGCGTATAGGTTTGTTTATATTTTGTTCAACAATCATTCATGACATGATGGTTACTTCAGGGTTGTTTAGAAGTAATCTAATATCTATATATGGAATGTTTGCATTTCTAGGTGGTATTGCTGTGATGTTAGCTCAAGAATTTGCTCTTAGATATGCTCATGTTGAAGAGCAAGTTGAATCGAGAACAAAAGACTTAGCTATTGCGATTGAACGCCTTAAAGATCTAGAGCAGATGAAGGATAAGTTTTTTGCTAATATATCGCATGATTTTAAGACACCAATTGCTGTAGCTATGGGGTCTTTAGAGGAGATTAAACGTGAGACTTTGCCCACAGAAACTGTGCAAAGGCGGGCTGTAATAGCTGCAGAGAGCAGCTTGAACAAACTACTTGCCATGGTTGGTGATCTTTTAGATGTCATAAAGGCGGAGTCTGGAACATTAAAAATGGAGTGGGCGAATGTTGATCCTGTTAAAGCTATAAAAGAGTGGATGCAGCCCTTTACCATTTTAGCCAACAAGAAAAATTTACAACTAAACCTTAAGAATCAACTAAAAGAATCTATTAAAATTCCTCTGGATGTGAATAAGTTTGAAAGAATCATGCAAAACTTGCTGTCCAATGCTCTAAAGTTTACCAACTACAGTAAAAATAGAGAAAACTTAATTGAGGTTCAGCTAAAGATGGATCAAGCGTGGTGCTATATTGAAGTCCACGATAGCGGCATGGGTATACCCGATGATGAAAAACCCATGGTTTTTGAGCGTTACTATCAAACAACAAAGACTTCTTTAAAACATCATGGCGGCTCTGGAATAGGATTATCATTTGTCAAAGAGATGATAGAAAATCACAATGGTACAATAACAGTTAAAGACTCTGACTATGGCGGTGTTAAATTTGTTATAGCCTTGCCTTTAAAACAAAATGTTGAAGTTACAGGAAATTACTTTGTAGGCAGTGAAGCCAACACATATGCAGAAACTTATACTGTTGAGTTTCCTAGGCACGCCCCCGAAAAACTTAATGAAAATTTATTCACCATTTTGGTAGCGGAAGACAATCCTGAGGTGGCCAATATTACTTTGGCCGCAATAGAAAAAGAATTTAATGTGTATATGGTTGAAAATGGTCAAGAGGCTTTTGAGTTTATTCAAAATCACTCTATAGATTGTTTGGTAACCGATATTGTTATGCCTGTGATGCGGGGTGAAGAGTTGGTAAAAAAAGTACGCGCTTACAACAAGACCAAAAACCTGCCCATTGTAGTATTAAGCTCGCAAAGTGATGAGAATACAGTTGTTGAGCTGATTAAAGATGGAGCCAATGATTATGTGACCAAGCCGTTTAAAAGAGAGATTTTGTTGGCCAGAGTTTTTGGTCAAATAGAAAAGCATAAAAGTTCTCAATGGATTGCCCAAAATGAAAAAGTGATTGAGCTGGGGATGCTAGCCAGTGGTATTGCCCATCAAATAAGAAATGGTTTACATGCCATGAAAAACCAAATTTCATATTATGAAAAAACAGCCCAAAGAATTGAGCAAAATATTCATGAATTGAGTGAAGAGCAGAGGCATAAAATCAAGACACGACTAGATCAGTGTAATGAGATGATGATGCGGGCATTAGATAGAATTGATTCTTTAACCGCTTCAGTGAATTCCTATGCTTTGGGTTCAAAACAAGCCATTGAAATTACTTTAAATGACTCCTTAACCTTAATGAAAGAATTATTGGCAGATAAAATTAAAAGTACAGCAATAAACATTGAATTGAATGTTGAAGAAAATCTTAAGTTTATAGGTTACACTTCATTCCATGAAGTCATTATTAATCTCTTTGTCAATGCTATGGATGCCTGCAAGCATGATGGTACGGGTAAGATAATTTTAAATGCTAAACAAGATGGCCAAGTGATTAAAATAGAGATTACAGATAATGGTACTGGAATAAAAAAAGATGCTCTAGATAGAATCTGGCAACCGTTTTTTACAACCAAAGATCCAGATAAAGGTACGGGTTTAGGTTTGTATATTGTGAGAGATATTATTCAAGGGCAACATGGTGGTAAGCTTAATGTTTATTCTGAGGGTGAAAACAAAGGAGCTAAATTTGTTATAGAGATTCCTAAAGTTGCTAAAGAAGCCACGCAAGATGCAAGTTTTGTCATGCATGGGCATGAAGTTTAA
- a CDS encoding FAD-binding oxidoreductase, which translates to MNTKNTSNFDSACEQWKNLLGDTFVHTNKDNIKSYEETTFETDQSIAAIIQPDTHEKVRQCVEIAKENNVTIYPVSRGKNWGLGSFVPPQSNCTLVDLGKMDKIINYNDELGYITVEPGVTFSQVSKYLKKKNSKRYLSVIGGSPDASLIGNMVERGDSSGPFGDRLQHCCNMKVVLPTGETIHTGFGRYGESTSSNIHRYGVGPAFDGIFTQSNLGIVTQATFWLPLKPAHFQVVLFTLQSDKDLEKASETLRDLMDEGVISPYSAVVWNRHKFLAWETQYPWDLTGEKTPLSSSIFDKVSGPFKGINWFGLVGIYSASKAHAKADKALIKKRLKPYSKGFFTINKTTAQICSIFKKPLNWLAKKDIASIVDTLYNDSIFLGNPTQKSVKGMYWRKRFPIPDNPHPERDKCGALWLCPTVPFTQNDLMSSINLMRDYLAKHSYEPIIAMTFPSSRSIYFLPVIVYDREQEGEDTRAMRCHDEMLQAFIEKKCFPHRLGIQSMKSLPEPNDSYLKFLETIKNTIDPAKIMSPGRYDFDKKS; encoded by the coding sequence ATGAATACTAAAAATACGTCTAATTTTGACTCTGCTTGCGAACAATGGAAAAATCTTTTAGGGGATACTTTTGTCCATACAAATAAAGATAATATCAAAAGCTATGAAGAGACAACTTTTGAAACTGACCAATCTATTGCTGCAATCATTCAACCTGATACTCATGAAAAAGTTCGTCAATGTGTAGAAATAGCAAAAGAAAATAACGTAACCATTTACCCTGTTAGTCGTGGTAAAAATTGGGGACTGGGTTCGTTTGTACCCCCTCAATCAAATTGTACTCTTGTAGATCTTGGTAAAATGGATAAAATCATCAATTACAACGATGAATTGGGCTATATAACAGTTGAACCCGGTGTAACCTTTTCCCAAGTTTCAAAGTATCTCAAGAAAAAAAATTCTAAACGCTACCTTTCCGTTATTGGAGGTTCTCCAGATGCTAGCTTAATTGGAAATATGGTAGAGCGTGGCGATAGCAGTGGTCCATTTGGAGATCGATTACAACACTGCTGCAATATGAAAGTCGTTTTACCTACTGGAGAAACTATACATACTGGCTTTGGTCGTTATGGAGAATCAACTTCATCGAACATTCACCGATACGGCGTAGGACCTGCATTTGATGGTATTTTCACTCAATCAAACTTAGGTATTGTAACTCAAGCAACTTTTTGGCTCCCTTTAAAACCAGCGCATTTTCAAGTGGTATTATTTACTTTACAATCTGATAAAGACTTGGAAAAAGCATCAGAAACACTGCGCGATTTAATGGATGAAGGAGTTATTTCACCTTATAGTGCAGTTGTCTGGAATCGGCATAAATTTTTAGCCTGGGAAACACAATACCCTTGGGATTTAACTGGAGAAAAAACTCCTTTATCTTCATCGATTTTTGATAAAGTCAGCGGTCCATTTAAAGGAATCAATTGGTTTGGTTTAGTTGGCATCTACTCTGCTTCAAAAGCTCATGCAAAAGCTGATAAAGCTTTAATAAAGAAACGTTTAAAACCCTATTCAAAAGGATTTTTTACAATCAATAAAACCACTGCTCAAATCTGTTCAATTTTTAAAAAACCTTTAAATTGGCTAGCAAAAAAAGATATCGCATCCATTGTCGACACACTATACAATGATTCAATATTTCTTGGAAATCCAACACAGAAAAGTGTTAAAGGTATGTACTGGCGCAAAAGATTTCCTATACCTGACAACCCTCATCCTGAACGTGACAAATGTGGCGCACTATGGCTTTGTCCTACAGTTCCCTTTACTCAAAATGATCTTATGTCATCTATTAATCTTATGAGAGACTATTTGGCAAAGCATAGTTATGAGCCTATAATTGCTATGACTTTTCCATCCTCAAGATCAATTTATTTTCTACCTGTGATTGTATACGATCGTGAACAAGAGGGAGAAGATACTCGTGCAATGCGATGTCATGATGAAATGCTACAAGCTTTTATTGAAAAAAAATGCTTTCCTCACCGCTTAGGTATACAATCAATGAAAAGCTTACCTGAACCCAACGACTCTTATTTAAAATTTTTAGAAACAATTAAAAATACAATTGACCCAGCAAAAATCATGTCTCCTGGTCGATATGATTTTGATAAAAAAAGTTGA
- a CDS encoding sensor histidine kinase, with protein MVFIAKNQQINFKAYHVKYTIGDDPTFKKEYYSDESWKNYKIGEALKNHKKPFIYWIRFKFNNDKPSLKQPAISLGKIGDIDEVYFNGELIGFNGSIEGKSKSYYHYPRLYRIPKHLLKNNNIVAIRAKKSGILSAGIHSGPVDFGEYEDLRISTGIVNFLSLGLGMILCFFSLMVGLYHLYLYFRIKEYRYNLVYFFFSLFSAVFIYSAAWGFNNHITNPKLIPQIHALSGVLTTIFYLVFVVRFLNLKINYWHKLIIQLQLIIAGACFFYNDVDHIVRIYRVWFFLALFTILYAGYLFIVHYYNNNRKDLRVLIYSIVIMFLCAGFDSLYGFVVFSSFQLSGIGIFALNVGIIFSVAQKFTTNYLEVQREVEGHTQIMYERAQQVAHDIRSPLTALNVVSKDLSGLPEGSRVLLRASIQRIQDIANNLVSKSEVYTEDTEGIDEHNTLESVLLLPVIEEIVSEKRHQQRSKEGVNIVLDSEQTYGLFAKVDEHTLKRVLSNLINNSVEAFEGSGEVVVQITECLDSDEVLILVKDNGRGIPKDVLPKLGERGASFGKEAHKGSGSGLGLYHAKSSIEQWGGRFIIDSEEGNGTEIQLYLPKTDAPDWFIPAINLEGIKTIIMLDDDESIHQVWEKRLSPYTEQYNIELKHARCPDAFEKLVQEREGLLCLCDYELLGYKETGLDLIEQNKLEDMAILVTSRYAEEAVQGRCKKLGIKLIPKTSADLVPFTLKDKEST; from the coding sequence TTGGTTTTTATTGCAAAAAATCAGCAGATAAATTTTAAAGCATATCATGTTAAATATACTATAGGTGATGATCCGACCTTTAAAAAAGAATACTACAGCGATGAAAGCTGGAAAAACTATAAAATTGGTGAAGCGTTAAAAAATCATAAAAAACCTTTTATATATTGGATAAGATTTAAATTTAATAATGATAAACCTTCTTTAAAACAGCCAGCAATTTCATTAGGCAAAATTGGAGATATCGATGAAGTTTATTTTAATGGTGAACTTATTGGATTTAATGGAAGTATTGAAGGTAAATCAAAATCCTATTACCATTATCCGAGACTGTATAGAATTCCAAAGCACTTATTGAAAAATAATAATATTGTTGCAATAAGAGCTAAGAAAAGTGGTATCTTGTCAGCAGGTATTCATTCTGGTCCAGTTGATTTTGGCGAATACGAAGATTTAAGAATTTCTACTGGCATTGTAAATTTTTTGTCACTTGGTTTGGGAATGATTCTTTGTTTTTTTAGTCTTATGGTAGGTTTGTATCATTTATATTTGTATTTTCGGATAAAAGAATATCGATATAATTTGGTTTACTTCTTTTTTTCACTTTTCTCAGCTGTTTTTATTTACTCTGCTGCATGGGGGTTTAATAATCACATCACTAATCCGAAGTTGATACCCCAAATACATGCTTTATCAGGAGTTTTGACCACGATTTTTTATTTAGTATTTGTAGTAAGATTTCTCAATTTAAAAATAAATTATTGGCACAAGTTAATTATTCAATTGCAGCTGATTATTGCAGGGGCATGTTTTTTTTATAATGATGTTGATCACATTGTAAGGATATATAGGGTATGGTTTTTCTTGGCATTATTTACGATTTTGTACGCAGGATATTTATTTATAGTGCATTACTATAATAACAACAGAAAAGATTTAAGAGTCTTAATTTATTCAATAGTCATAATGTTTTTGTGTGCTGGGTTTGACTCTTTGTATGGTTTTGTTGTTTTTTCAAGTTTTCAGCTTAGTGGAATAGGTATTTTTGCTTTAAACGTTGGTATAATATTTTCAGTGGCTCAAAAATTTACAACGAACTATTTAGAAGTTCAAAGAGAAGTCGAAGGGCATACACAAATAATGTATGAAAGGGCACAGCAAGTAGCGCATGACATCCGTTCGCCGTTAACGGCCTTGAATGTAGTATCGAAGGATTTGTCAGGTTTACCAGAGGGGTCTCGGGTTTTGCTGCGAGCATCTATTCAAAGGATACAAGATATTGCCAATAATCTAGTAAGCAAGAGTGAAGTGTATACTGAAGATACCGAGGGTATAGATGAACACAATACTTTAGAATCTGTATTGTTGTTGCCTGTAATAGAAGAGATAGTATCAGAGAAAAGGCATCAGCAAAGAAGTAAAGAAGGTGTGAATATTGTTTTAGATAGTGAACAAACTTATGGTTTGTTTGCTAAAGTAGATGAGCATACTTTAAAAAGAGTTCTTTCTAATTTGATTAATAATAGTGTAGAAGCCTTTGAAGGTTCTGGAGAGGTGGTTGTTCAAATTACTGAATGCTTAGATTCTGATGAGGTTTTAATTCTTGTCAAAGACAATGGCAGAGGAATTCCAAAAGATGTGTTGCCCAAGTTGGGTGAAAGAGGAGCCTCTTTTGGCAAAGAAGCCCATAAAGGTTCAGGATCAGGCTTAGGCTTGTATCATGCCAAAAGCAGTATAGAGCAATGGGGTGGGCGCTTTATAATAGATTCTGAAGAAGGTAATGGTACAGAAATTCAACTTTATCTGCCCAAAACAGACGCGCCAGACTGGTTTATACCAGCGATCAACTTGGAAGGTATTAAAACTATTATTATGTTGGATGATGATGAGTCAATTCATCAAGTGTGGGAAAAGCGTTTAAGCCCCTATACAGAGCAATATAACATAGAGTTAAAACATGCTAGATGTCCAGATGCATTTGAAAAGCTGGTGCAAGAGAGAGAAGGTTTGTTGTGTTTATGCGATTATGAGCTTTTGGGTTACAAAGAGACTGGTTTAGACCTGATTGAGCAGAATAAACTAGAAGATATGGCAATCCTGGTGACGAGCCGGTATGCTGAAGAAGCTGTGCAGGGACGCTGCAAAAAACTTGGTATAAAACTTATCCCAAAAACATCTGCGGATTTGGTGCCGTTTACACTAAAAGATAAAGAATCTACGTGA
- a CDS encoding PilZ domain-containing protein has protein sequence MIKLVKSDSRNYPRIKLQKNVQGKILIGPETELAKIIDRSLGGFSMLAKPELLKKVRLYQNELMLEYHDQVFKTAIKNYRNDKGGYIYGLQLVDFSEEKSLSFKDNEADWDLVENAETIQNIFSDLAFKAASALVNAKQVSGQSVLIPHQYNQDEHSMTFEFLENSYGQMSPGKSNFSFHLFQTYHSFEGQILQMDDSMVKVKLPKSIARMLRRETERILPKQFKVGLQVEINTPFFAQAYKGEIYDISEHGLSILDADNGELFLPIGYKIQNVQLKLENGDVIEGHAEVRGSKWIEDKQCYAVGFRFKPIDDANTTKWHNFILESRYPQMTFDYQSKSDHKKIWDLFARSGHLNINKNNKTYTHILNLTKRTWEKLSKTGTKWSKRAMIKKEGQIVGHIQMDRIYQDTWCIHHLSIDPKVSKLVARDIYALTTDVLLAEGGEFLVSFTEANKPWNQRSYYDFVEDYRYKDHNELKHYTTVEVSTGIGQEKNNDIICRIANSYDQKRIIRFIEIYISELEKRACCLNSENLKLEKTAKIWRKNDLLRGREFVVAYKKNQLVGLSALEYGESGLNIVGVLNMLYVFNLDFAQEEYKIEAVDAMLQEAAVFYKSTGRKKFLVNLEKGLDIEELKTENSFLAEAVRWIAKKDILPRYRSFSHLLYGHIILNKEKIRKRISDKKKVKRTD, from the coding sequence GTGATAAAACTTGTTAAATCAGATTCTAGAAATTACCCAAGGATAAAACTGCAAAAAAATGTGCAGGGAAAGATTTTAATTGGCCCAGAGACTGAGCTGGCCAAAATTATTGATCGTTCTCTGGGCGGATTCTCTATGCTAGCCAAGCCTGAATTGTTGAAAAAAGTAAGGCTCTATCAAAATGAATTGATGCTTGAATATCACGATCAGGTATTTAAAACGGCCATTAAAAACTATAGAAATGACAAAGGGGGTTATATTTATGGCCTTCAGTTGGTAGATTTTTCTGAAGAAAAAAGCTTATCTTTTAAAGATAACGAAGCGGATTGGGATTTGGTTGAAAATGCAGAAACCATTCAAAATATCTTTTCAGACTTAGCCTTTAAAGCTGCCAGTGCTTTGGTTAATGCTAAACAAGTTTCTGGGCAAAGTGTTTTAATTCCGCATCAGTATAATCAAGATGAGCACAGCATGACATTTGAGTTTTTAGAAAACAGCTATGGGCAAATGTCGCCGGGTAAATCTAATTTTAGCTTTCACTTATTTCAGACCTATCATAGTTTTGAAGGTCAGATTTTGCAAATGGATGATTCCATGGTCAAAGTAAAACTGCCCAAGAGCATTGCCCGGATGTTGCGCAGAGAAACAGAAAGGATTCTTCCTAAACAGTTCAAGGTAGGTTTGCAAGTGGAAATCAATACGCCATTTTTTGCGCAAGCGTACAAAGGAGAGATTTATGATATTTCAGAACATGGCCTGAGTATTTTAGATGCTGATAATGGAGAACTGTTTTTACCCATTGGCTATAAAATACAAAATGTTCAGCTAAAGCTTGAGAATGGTGATGTTATTGAGGGCCATGCTGAAGTGAGAGGCTCAAAGTGGATAGAAGACAAGCAGTGTTATGCGGTTGGCTTTCGTTTTAAACCCATAGATGATGCCAACACAACAAAATGGCATAATTTTATTTTAGAGTCCCGGTACCCACAAATGACCTTTGATTATCAAAGCAAAAGCGACCACAAAAAAATTTGGGATTTGTTTGCAAGAAGTGGACATTTAAATATTAATAAAAACAATAAAACATATACTCATATTCTAAACTTGACTAAGCGTACTTGGGAAAAACTATCTAAAACAGGTACTAAATGGTCTAAAAGAGCCATGATCAAAAAAGAAGGGCAAATTGTTGGACATATCCAGATGGATAGAATTTATCAGGATACCTGGTGTATTCACCATTTATCTATTGACCCTAAAGTATCAAAGTTGGTAGCCAGAGATATTTATGCTTTAACCACAGATGTCTTGCTTGCTGAAGGGGGTGAGTTTTTAGTTAGTTTTACTGAAGCAAATAAGCCGTGGAACCAACGCAGTTATTACGATTTTGTAGAGGATTATAGATATAAAGATCATAACGAACTTAAACACTATACAACAGTTGAGGTTTCAACTGGTATTGGTCAAGAAAAAAATAATGATATTATTTGCAGAATTGCAAATAGTTATGATCAAAAAAGAATTATTCGTTTTATCGAAATTTATATTTCAGAATTAGAAAAACGGGCTTGTTGTCTAAATAGCGAAAATTTAAAGTTAGAAAAAACTGCTAAAATATGGCGTAAAAATGATTTGCTTCGAGGAAGAGAGTTTGTTGTTGCATACAAGAAAAATCAACTTGTAGGCTTATCTGCGCTTGAATATGGTGAAAGTGGTTTGAATATTGTGGGTGTTTTAAATATGCTTTATGTCTTTAATCTAGACTTTGCTCAAGAGGAGTACAAAATTGAAGCTGTTGATGCAATGTTGCAAGAAGCGGCTGTTTTTTATAAAAGTACAGGTAGAAAAAAGTTTTTAGTTAATTTAGAAAAGGGTTTAGATATAGAAGAACTCAAAACAGAAAACTCTTTTTTAGCTGAGGCTGTTCGTTGGATTGCAAAAAAGGATATTCTTCCACGCTATCGATCATTTAGTCATTTGCTGTATGGTCATATTATTCTTAATAAAGAAAAAATCAGAAAAAGAATTTCTGATAAAAAGAAAGTTAAAAGAACCGATTAA